The following are from one region of the Eubacterium sp. MSJ-33 genome:
- a CDS encoding DUF342 domain-containing protein — translation MKYKNSFFKVRIKEDGTYLDVFPPKEDGKKLQIQEIIAFLERKGFKSFPVDALYKSLNLLHEKPLQIKISDEITKPFDESAIVIVSKDSMAAYIRFYPPSTGGKVMTEREIRAELERQKILYGILEPVMEKLKTSRTYCTNIPIAKGMDPVPAKDTMIEYYFNTKPLAKPKVLEDGSVDFHALNLFSTVNQGDLLAKLIPHDSGKPGMNIYGKQIAQNHPKIRKLKYGRNITLSEDGTMITSNVNGNVTLADGTVFVSDTYKVAADVDASTGDIEYEGNVMVPGTVRTGFTIRAKGDIEVNGVVEGATLIAGGNIVIKRGVQGMNKGKLTAGGDICAQFFESANVAAKGDIIAGSILHSHIVSGGRIVISGRKGFIVGGEIICETSVEANSIGNRMETQTIIKVGVKPELYDRIKGLVPDVMELKSSIEETTSYLNVYKEKLKRRIKLTPENVKQIKTYTERVEKMKKEYVEKNDILQELRQELTLGKKGIVKVLGNAYRGVMIYISSLSYAVKDVEKHSLYKIADGVVKPTPF, via the coding sequence ATGAAATACAAAAACTCGTTTTTTAAAGTCCGAATTAAAGAAGATGGTACATATTTGGATGTATTTCCACCAAAAGAAGATGGAAAAAAATTGCAGATTCAGGAAATCATCGCTTTTCTTGAGAGAAAGGGTTTCAAATCCTTTCCGGTGGATGCGTTGTACAAATCATTGAATTTATTGCATGAAAAACCACTCCAGATAAAAATTAGTGATGAAATAACGAAGCCATTTGATGAAAGTGCGATTGTTATTGTCTCGAAAGACAGTATGGCAGCATATATTCGTTTTTATCCCCCATCTACTGGCGGAAAGGTTATGACTGAACGGGAGATTCGTGCTGAATTAGAACGTCAGAAGATATTGTATGGGATTTTGGAGCCTGTGATGGAGAAACTGAAAACAAGCAGGACATATTGCACCAATATTCCGATTGCAAAAGGAATGGATCCGGTTCCGGCAAAAGATACAATGATTGAATATTATTTTAATACAAAACCGCTTGCCAAACCAAAGGTACTGGAAGATGGAAGTGTTGATTTTCATGCATTGAATCTTTTTTCGACAGTCAATCAGGGGGATTTGCTTGCAAAGCTGATACCTCATGATTCCGGAAAGCCGGGAATGAATATATATGGCAAACAAATTGCGCAGAATCATCCTAAAATTAGAAAACTGAAATATGGCCGTAATATTACATTATCAGAAGATGGTACGATGATTACCAGCAATGTTAATGGAAATGTTACTCTTGCAGATGGAACGGTCTTTGTATCAGACACTTATAAGGTGGCTGCTGACGTAGATGCTTCAACAGGTGACATTGAATATGAAGGAAATGTGATGGTGCCAGGTACAGTTCGAACCGGATTTACAATTCGTGCAAAAGGTGATATTGAAGTGAATGGCGTTGTGGAAGGTGCAACCCTGATAGCTGGTGGAAATATAGTTATAAAACGTGGCGTACAGGGGATGAATAAAGGAAAGCTGACGGCAGGCGGAGACATATGCGCACAATTTTTTGAAAGCGCAAATGTTGCTGCTAAGGGTGATATTATAGCGGGATCTATTCTGCATAGCCATATTGTGTCCGGTGGAAGGATTGTAATCAGCGGACGAAAAGGATTTATTGTAGGTGGCGAGATTATCTGTGAGACAAGCGTGGAAGCAAACAGTATCGGAAACCGTATGGAGACACAGACAATCATAAAGGTTGGCGTGAAGCCTGAATTGTATGACCGGATCAAGGGACTTGTTCCGGACGTGATGGAATTAAAAAGCTCGATTGAAGAGACAACTTCGTATCTGAATGTGTATAAAGAAAAATTAAAACGGAGAATCAAACTGACTCCGGAAAATGTCAAACAGATTAAAACTTATACCGAACGTGTAGAGAAAATGAAAAAAGAATATGTGGAAAAAAATGATATTCTGCAAGAACTTCGTCAGGAACTCACGCTTGGGAAAAAAGGAATTGTAAAGGTACTTGGAAATGCATATCGTGGTGTTATGATATATATTTCAAGCCTTTCTTATGCAGTAAAAGATGTAGAAAAACACAGTTTATACAAAATCGCAGATGGTGTTGTAAAGCCAACTCCGTTTTAA
- a CDS encoding DUF6115 domain-containing protein — MSTTVIVLIVIGLIFIFVSFALSEKLSEEKEESAGVVKIPKELTQEQKEKIDTMIRDYMDQQVDGKLSDIETRLAEIVNQKTLALGDYAVSVNEEIDRNHKEVVFLYDMLSDKQKEIMTTVNMIDEYKKEIAAMVQEQAAQNIVRDSQTAQVPVAESGPQESSNPVEKTETDSDLDEAIRDLEDTPLPEETKEELENVDNKDMILEMHKAGLSILEIAKHLGLGVGEVKLVVDLYQGEAK, encoded by the coding sequence ATGTCAACTACAGTCATTGTATTAATAGTAATAGGTCTCATATTTATATTTGTAAGCTTTGCTCTGTCTGAAAAACTTTCGGAAGAAAAAGAGGAAAGTGCTGGTGTTGTAAAGATTCCGAAGGAACTGACGCAGGAACAGAAGGAAAAAATTGACACTATGATCCGTGATTATATGGATCAGCAGGTTGATGGAAAGCTTTCAGATATTGAAACCCGACTTGCAGAAATAGTAAATCAGAAGACTCTGGCACTCGGAGATTATGCGGTTTCTGTCAATGAGGAGATTGACCGTAATCATAAAGAAGTTGTTTTCCTATATGATATGCTTTCTGACAAGCAAAAGGAAATTATGACAACTGTCAATATGATTGATGAATATAAGAAGGAAATCGCAGCGATGGTGCAGGAGCAGGCTGCACAGAATATTGTAAGAGACAGCCAGACTGCACAGGTACCGGTTGCGGAATCTGGGCCTCAGGAATCATCAAATCCGGTGGAAAAGACGGAAACAGATTCGGACCTTGATGAGGCAATCCGTGATTTAGAGGATACTCCACTTCCGGAAGAAACAAAAGAAGAATTGGAGAATGTTGATAACAAAGACATGATTCTGGAGATGCATAAGGCAGGACTCAGTATTTTGGAGATTGCAAAGCATCTTGGACTCGGTGTAGGAGAAGTGAAACTTGTTGTAGACTTATATCAAGGAGAGGCAAAGTGA
- a CDS encoding endolytic transglycosylase MltG → MKRKYFVRGLGVGVLFGALIMFAAYMTSGKNRMSDEDIMKRAQELGMVKKSEYVLESDVSSEETTTEHITTEAATEETTTEAPTTTEDATTEVPTTTEKATTEAVTTEKSDTSTKTTVTVTGGMSSETISSALSTAGVVDDATKFNSYLVANGYDMKLETGSFEFTSGMSYEEIARILTQKQ, encoded by the coding sequence ATGAAAAGAAAATATTTTGTACGCGGACTTGGCGTTGGTGTTTTATTTGGCGCATTGATCATGTTTGCTGCATATATGACTTCGGGCAAGAACCGCATGAGTGATGAAGATATAATGAAACGGGCACAGGAGCTTGGAATGGTGAAAAAATCGGAGTATGTTTTAGAATCGGATGTAAGTTCGGAGGAAACAACAACGGAGCATATTACGACGGAAGCTGCGACCGAGGAGACTACAACAGAAGCACCAACGACAACGGAGGACGCAACCACAGAGGTGCCGACAACAACAGAAAAAGCAACGACAGAAGCTGTTACAACAGAGAAATCGGATACTTCAACTAAAACAACTGTTACAGTTACAGGTGGTATGAGTTCAGAGACGATATCTTCGGCACTTTCAACCGCTGGAGTTGTAGATGATGCAACAAAATTCAACAGCTATCTTGTAGCGAATGGATATGATATGAAGCTTGAAACGGGAAGCTTCGAGTTTACTTCAGGAATGTCCTATGAAGAAATTGCCAGAATTTTGACACAGAAACAGTAA
- the rpsB gene encoding 30S ribosomal protein S2, with protein sequence MSVISMKQLLEAGVHFGHQTRRWNPKMAEYIYTERNGIYIIDLQKSVGKVDEAYKAVLDCAANGGKILFVGTKKQAQDSIKAEAERCGMYYVNQRWLGGMLTNFETIKTRIAKLEKYEAMEQDGTFDVLPKKEVIEIKKEMEKLQKNLGGIKDMKEIPDMIFIVDPRKERNCVQEAHTLGIPLVGIADTNCDPEELDYVIPGNDDAIRAVKLIVSKMADAVIEANQGADVEIAEEAKSAEADAEQE encoded by the coding sequence ATGAGCGTTATTTCTATGAAACAGTTACTCGAGGCAGGTGTTCATTTTGGACATCAGACAAGAAGATGGAACCCTAAGATGGCTGAGTATATTTATACTGAGCGTAACGGTATCTATATTATCGATCTTCAGAAGTCTGTCGGCAAGGTAGATGAGGCTTACAAGGCAGTTCTTGACTGTGCAGCAAACGGAGGAAAGATTCTTTTTGTTGGTACAAAGAAGCAGGCGCAGGATTCTATTAAGGCTGAAGCTGAGAGATGTGGTATGTATTATGTTAACCAGAGATGGTTAGGTGGTATGCTTACAAACTTCGAGACAATCAAGACAAGAATTGCAAAGCTTGAGAAGTATGAAGCAATGGAGCAGGATGGTACATTTGATGTATTACCTAAGAAGGAAGTTATCGAGATCAAGAAGGAGATGGAGAAGCTTCAGAAGAACCTTGGTGGTATCAAGGATATGAAGGAAATCCCTGACATGATCTTTATCGTAGATCCTCGCAAGGAGAGAAACTGTGTACAGGAAGCACACACACTTGGTATTCCGCTTGTTGGTATTGCAGATACAAACTGTGATCCGGAAGAACTTGATTATGTGATTCCAGGTAACGATGATGCTATCAGAGCTGTAAAGCTGATTGTTTCTAAGATGGCAGATGCTGTTATCGAGGCAAATCAGGGTGCAGATGTAGAGATAGCAGAGGAAGCTAAATCTGCAGAGGCTGACGCAGAGCAAGAGTAA
- the tsf gene encoding translation elongation factor Ts, which produces MAAITASMVKELREMSGAGMMDCKKALTETDGDFDKAMEFLREKGLATAVKKAGRIAAEGIVMTTVVDGGKKAAMVEVNAETDFVAKNEVFQTYVKEVVDQIVSTDVQDVEALKNEKWVLDPSMTVAEKHAAMVAKIGENMNIRRFVKINTEGHIVSYIHAGGKIGVLVEADTDASGEAIDECMKNIAMQVAAMNPKYVSTDEVSEEYKAHELEILVAQAKNDPKNANKPDNIIEKMVQGRLNKELKEVCLLEQEYVKAENKENVAQYVANVAKANGCKLAIKQFVRFETGEGLEKKNEDFAAEVAAQMAGN; this is translated from the coding sequence ATGGCAGCTATTACAGCTAGTATGGTAAAAGAGTTAAGAGAGATGTCTGGCGCTGGTATGATGGACTGTAAGAAGGCTCTTACAGAGACAGACGGCGATTTCGACAAGGCAATGGAGTTCCTTCGTGAGAAAGGACTTGCAACTGCTGTAAAGAAGGCAGGAAGAATCGCTGCAGAAGGTATCGTTATGACAACTGTTGTTGATGGCGGTAAGAAGGCAGCTATGGTTGAAGTAAATGCTGAGACAGATTTCGTTGCTAAGAACGAAGTATTCCAGACATATGTTAAAGAAGTTGTTGATCAGATTGTTTCTACAGACGTTCAGGATGTAGAGGCATTGAAGAATGAAAAGTGGGTATTGGATCCTTCTATGACAGTTGCTGAGAAGCATGCTGCTATGGTTGCTAAGATTGGTGAGAATATGAACATTCGTCGTTTTGTCAAGATCAACACAGAGGGACATATCGTTTCTTATATCCATGCAGGTGGAAAGATTGGTGTATTGGTTGAGGCTGATACAGACGCATCTGGCGAGGCAATTGATGAGTGCATGAAGAATATCGCTATGCAGGTTGCAGCTATGAATCCAAAGTATGTTTCTACAGATGAAGTATCTGAGGAGTATAAAGCTCATGAGCTTGAGATTCTTGTTGCACAGGCTAAGAATGATCCTAAGAACGCAAACAAGCCTGATAATATCATTGAGAAGATGGTTCAGGGACGTTTGAACAAAGAACTTAAGGAAGTTTGTCTGCTTGAGCAGGAGTATGTAAAGGCTGAGAACAAAGAGAACGTTGCTCAGTATGTTGCAAATGTAGCAAAGGCTAACGGATGCAAGCTTGCAATTAAGCAGTTCGTTCGTTTTGAGACAGGTGAAGGTCTTGAAAAGAAAAACGAGGATTTCGCAGCAGAAGTTGCAGCTCAGATGGCTGGAAACTAA
- a CDS encoding HAD family hydrolase, translated as MKKYKMLIFDMDGTILYTLEDLKNTTNYALKKHGFPERTLEEVRQFVGNGIHKLIERAVPEGTMDVEIEAVFDTFEVYYKDHCMDTTRPYDGINDLLTNLRAQGYMTAVVSNKVDFAVQDLVKDFFAGQFDIAIGEREGVRKKPAPDSVFEVLKEFNLNKEEVIYIGDSDVDYATAKNADVDCILVEWGFRDRTFLESLGATVFAKKPADILNIVGCDS; from the coding sequence ATGAAGAAATATAAGATGCTTATTTTTGATATGGATGGAACGATTTTATATACATTAGAGGACTTGAAAAATACAACGAATTATGCGCTAAAAAAGCATGGTTTTCCGGAACGGACGTTAGAAGAGGTGCGTCAGTTTGTCGGAAACGGTATCCATAAGTTGATTGAGCGTGCCGTTCCGGAAGGAACTATGGATGTAGAAATCGAGGCGGTGTTTGATACATTTGAAGTCTATTATAAGGATCATTGCATGGATACAACGAGACCGTACGATGGTATCAATGATCTGCTTACAAATCTGCGTGCACAAGGATATATGACAGCAGTCGTGTCTAATAAGGTTGATTTTGCTGTTCAGGATCTAGTAAAAGATTTCTTTGCCGGACAGTTTGACATTGCAATCGGGGAACGCGAGGGCGTGCGTAAGAAACCGGCACCGGATTCGGTGTTCGAAGTATTGAAGGAATTTAACTTGAATAAAGAAGAGGTTATCTATATTGGAGACTCGGATGTAGATTATGCAACTGCAAAAAATGCTGATGTAGATTGCATTCTGGTAGAATGGGGGTTCCGCGACCGCACATTTTTGGAGTCACTTGGTGCAACAGTCTTCGCGAAAAAACCAGCAGATATTCTGAATATTGTCGGGTGTGATTCTTAA
- a CDS encoding ABC transporter ATP-binding protein, whose product MLRIFKNFRKQEVVLALFSVVFVVAQVWLELKLPDYMREITSLITTQDSAMHDILIAGGKMLLCAFGSLLVTILVAVCASRIASNFSAIVRGKLFDKVQSFSMEEIGRFSTASLITRSTNDVTQVQMLIVMGLSIMLRAPIMAVMAILKIVDKSWQWTLSTGVAVVVLLVVVIICVSLCMPKFKRLQSLTDEINQVTRENLTGLNVVRAYNAEAYQEEKFEKVNKDLTDTHWFTSKTMAFMMPTIMMIMNGLSLAIYWIGAVLINDAQDMQGKFTLFSDMVVFSSYAMQVVMSFMMLVMIFIMLPRASVAAKRILEVLDTEPSIEDGMRDTFPVMKDGEVEFKDVSFKYPDAEEYVLEHISFSAKKGETIAFIGATGCGKSTAINLIPRFYDVTEGEVLVDGVNVKEYTQEALHNKIGYVSQKAILFSGTIAENVAYGENGKAPATQDDIARAVSVAQASEFIEKKNQGFGGYVAQGGSNFSGGQKQRLSIARAIARQPEILIFDDSFSALDYKTDRILREALHKECRDATKIIVAQRIGTIRDADKIIVLDDGQIAGMGSHDELMKNCEVYQEIAYSQLSKEELA is encoded by the coding sequence ATGTTACGTATTTTTAAGAATTTCCGAAAACAGGAAGTGGTATTGGCTCTTTTCAGTGTGGTATTTGTAGTGGCACAGGTCTGGCTTGAGTTAAAACTGCCGGATTACATGCGGGAAATTACATCACTGATTACGACACAGGATAGTGCAATGCATGATATCCTGATTGCAGGTGGAAAAATGTTACTTTGTGCGTTTGGCAGTTTATTAGTAACTATATTGGTTGCTGTCTGTGCATCGCGGATTGCTTCAAATTTCAGCGCAATTGTGCGTGGAAAATTATTTGACAAGGTACAGTCGTTTTCAATGGAGGAGATTGGTCGGTTTTCGACTGCCAGTTTGATCACACGATCTACAAATGATGTGACACAGGTACAGATGTTGATTGTTATGGGACTTTCCATCATGCTGCGGGCACCGATCATGGCGGTGATGGCTATCTTGAAGATTGTTGATAAGAGCTGGCAGTGGACACTCTCCACGGGCGTTGCGGTTGTTGTATTATTGGTTGTCGTTATTATCTGCGTTAGCTTATGTATGCCGAAGTTCAAACGCTTACAGAGTCTGACGGATGAAATCAATCAGGTAACACGTGAGAATCTGACAGGCTTGAACGTTGTTCGCGCCTATAATGCGGAAGCATATCAGGAGGAGAAGTTCGAGAAGGTCAACAAGGATCTGACAGATACCCATTGGTTTACATCAAAGACTATGGCATTTATGATGCCGACGATTATGATGATCATGAATGGTCTTTCGCTTGCAATATATTGGATTGGCGCGGTTTTGATCAACGATGCACAGGATATGCAGGGAAAATTCACGTTATTCTCGGATATGGTTGTATTTTCTTCCTATGCGATGCAGGTTGTCATGTCGTTCATGATGCTAGTTATGATTTTCATTATGCTGCCGAGAGCTTCCGTTGCAGCAAAGCGAATCCTGGAGGTATTAGACACCGAGCCATCCATCGAGGATGGGATGAGAGATACTTTCCCGGTTATGAAGGATGGAGAAGTGGAATTTAAGGATGTCAGCTTTAAATATCCGGATGCAGAGGAATATGTACTTGAACATATTTCTTTTTCTGCGAAGAAGGGTGAGACAATCGCATTTATCGGTGCAACCGGATGTGGAAAGAGTACTGCAATTAACCTGATCCCTCGGTTTTATGACGTGACAGAAGGTGAAGTTCTGGTTGATGGTGTGAATGTAAAAGAATATACACAGGAAGCACTGCATAATAAGATTGGATATGTCAGCCAGAAGGCAATCTTGTTTTCCGGTACAATCGCAGAGAATGTGGCGTATGGTGAAAATGGAAAGGCGCCTGCGACGCAGGATGACATTGCGCGTGCTGTCAGTGTAGCGCAGGCGAGTGAATTTATAGAGAAGAAGAATCAGGGTTTTGGTGGCTATGTGGCTCAGGGTGGTTCGAACTTCTCAGGTGGACAGAAACAGCGTTTGTCGATTGCGCGGGCGATTGCCAGACAACCGGAGATTTTAATCTTTGATGATTCATTTTCTGCGCTTGACTATAAAACAGATCGTATTCTTAGAGAAGCACTGCATAAGGAATGTAGGGATGCAACGAAGATTATCGTTGCACAGCGAATTGGAACAATTCGTGATGCGGATAAGATTATCGTGTTGGATGATGGACAGATTGCCGGTATGGGATCGCATGACGAGCTTATGAAGAATTGTGAAGTATACCAGGAAATTGCATATTCTCAGTTATCAAAGGAGGAACTTGCATAA